In a single window of the Ignavibacteria bacterium genome:
- a CDS encoding site-2 protease family protein, whose amino-acid sequence MYSTFPLRKILFHLLLFVATFFTTTLAGVQWINKNPFDLNNFWLGLPFSISVLLFLTAHEFGHFFAARFHNVQTTLPFYIPVPPMFINPFGTMGAVIRIRSEIQSRNALFDIGIAGPLAGLAVAFVILFYGIATMPGKEFIYEIHPDYVGKSLPEGGLTFGSSLFFYAVSNVISLQQYFPPMNEMYHYPYLCAAWFGFFVTALNLIPVGQLDGGHILYALLGKKQGIIARGFLIVLVLISLSGFLPFFSFGTDTMGWLLWVAILFFIIKPDHPPVAIEEPLDNSRKLLGWTTLVFFIAIFIPVPLLNFGV is encoded by the coding sequence ATGTATTCGACGTTCCCACTTCGAAAAATTTTGTTTCATCTCCTTCTGTTTGTTGCAACCTTTTTCACAACAACGCTAGCGGGAGTTCAATGGATAAACAAAAATCCGTTTGATTTAAACAATTTTTGGTTAGGGCTTCCGTTTTCCATTTCCGTACTTTTATTTCTTACTGCGCATGAATTTGGTCATTTTTTTGCTGCGCGATTTCATAATGTGCAAACAACATTACCGTTTTATATTCCCGTTCCTCCAATGTTCATAAATCCTTTCGGAACTATGGGAGCAGTGATTCGCATTCGTTCAGAAATTCAATCAAGAAATGCATTGTTTGATATCGGCATTGCTGGACCGCTCGCTGGACTTGCTGTTGCATTTGTAATTCTTTTTTATGGAATTGCAACGATGCCGGGAAAAGAATTTATCTATGAAATTCATCCTGATTACGTCGGAAAGTCCTTACCCGAAGGAGGACTCACATTTGGTTCTTCGTTGTTTTTTTATGCTGTTTCAAACGTTATCTCTTTGCAACAATATTTTCCTCCGATGAATGAAATGTATCACTATCCGTATCTTTGCGCTGCGTGGTTCGGATTTTTTGTAACTGCGTTGAACTTAATCCCCGTAGGTCAATTGGACGGCGGTCATATTTTATACGCATTACTTGGAAAAAAACAGGGAATTATTGCGCGCGGTTTTCTCATTGTTTTAGTGCTTATTTCGCTTAGCGGTTTTCTTCCGTTCTTTTCTTTTGGTACAGACACGATGGGATGGTTACTTTGGGTTGCTATTTTATTCTTCATCATAAAACCGGACCATCCTCCGGTTGCAATTGAAGAACCTCTTGACAATTCGAGAAAACTCCTCGGATGGACTACGCTTGTTTTTTTCATCGCTATTTTTATCCCTGTTCCGTTATTGAATTTCGGAGTTTAA